A genomic stretch from Sulfurimonas sediminis includes:
- the gmhA gene encoding D-sedoheptulose 7-phosphate isomerase yields the protein MKKYIKDQIRKSYETKQAIYENEDLLNKIEEVAQKCVELYRNTDKKTILAGNGGSAADAQHIAAELVGRYGFDRPSIPSLALTTDTSNLTAIGNDYGYDQVFSRQLEGMGQEGDIFIGISTSGNSANIIKAFESAKKKKIMTVALTGRDGGKMAEMADIALIVPSDATPRIQESHILIGHILCDIIEKEIFGEGVGR from the coding sequence ATGAAAAAATATATAAAAGATCAAATTAGAAAATCATATGAAACAAAACAGGCTATTTATGAGAATGAAGATTTATTAAATAAAATAGAAGAAGTAGCACAAAAATGTGTTGAGCTATACCGCAATACAGATAAAAAAACAATTCTTGCAGGAAACGGAGGCAGTGCTGCTGATGCGCAACATATTGCTGCAGAGCTTGTGGGTAGGTATGGTTTTGACAGACCTTCTATTCCTTCATTGGCACTTACTACGGATACATCAAATCTTACTGCCATAGGCAATGATTATGGATATGATCAGGTCTTTTCCCGTCAACTTGAAGGAATGGGACAGGAGGGAGATATCTTTATCGGTATTTCAACCTCGGGAAATTCAGCCAATATTATTAAGGCATTTGAATCTGCAAAGAAGAAAAAGATTATGACAGTCGCTCTGACTGGTCGTGATGGTGGAAAAATGGCTGAAATGGCTGATATTGCACTTATTGTTCCTTCGGATGCAACACCTAGAATTCAGGAATCTCATATATTGATAGGGCATATTCTCTGTGACATCATTGAGAAAGAGATATTTGGTGAGGGTGTTGGCAGATAA
- the gmhB gene encoding D-glycero-beta-D-manno-heptose 1,7-bisphosphate 7-phosphatase, with translation MKKALFLDRDGVINVEKEYLYKREDFEFIDGIFDLCKYYQNLGYLIIIVTNQSGIARGYYTEEDFQVLTDWMIQEFKKRNINIAKVYHCPHHPEINIECSCRKPEPGMILEAQKKFNLDLTHSLMIGDKERDIEAAVNAGISETYLFDEMNQIRSSKATKTVTKLDEIWK, from the coding sequence ATGAAAAAAGCACTTTTTTTAGATAGAGACGGTGTTATCAATGTTGAAAAAGAGTATCTCTATAAGAGAGAGGATTTTGAATTTATTGATGGTATATTTGATTTGTGCAAATATTATCAGAATTTAGGATATCTGATTATTATTGTAACAAACCAGTCTGGTATAGCGAGAGGATATTATACAGAAGAAGATTTTCAAGTGCTTACAGACTGGATGATACAAGAGTTTAAAAAGAGAAATATTAATATTGCAAAAGTCTATCATTGTCCGCATCATCCGGAAATTAATATAGAATGCAGTTGCAGAAAACCTGAACCGGGAATGATTTTGGAAGCACAAAAAAAATTTAATTTGGATTTAACACATTCTTTAATGATTGGCGATAAAGAGCGGGATATTGAAGCCGCTGTAAATGCCGGTATTTCTGAAACATATTTATTTGATGAAATGAATCAGATTAGAAGTTCTAAAGCAACAAAAACAGTCACTAAACTTGATGAAATATGGAAATAA
- a CDS encoding asparaginase domain-containing protein, whose product MLILNSGGTFNKRYNEISGELEVPYDNAAIERILFSAQEMYSLAGVVYKDSLEMDSNDRRMLADIIRESTEDTFVIVHGTDTMELSAEFLDEVFDDRKIIITGAMKPFEIDNIEASLNLGMAIGYAKAVEKNGVYICMNGLVEPWKNIQKNRNIGKFEVVR is encoded by the coding sequence ATGCTGATACTTAACAGTGGTGGTACATTTAACAAACGATATAATGAAATAAGCGGAGAACTTGAGGTTCCTTATGACAATGCAGCTATTGAAAGAATTTTATTCAGTGCTCAGGAAATGTATAGTCTTGCAGGGGTTGTTTACAAAGACAGTCTGGAGATGGACAGTAATGACAGACGTATGCTTGCTGATATTATAAGGGAATCAACAGAAGATACTTTTGTGATAGTGCATGGCACCGACACTATGGAACTCAGTGCCGAGTTTTTGGATGAAGTATTTGATGATAGAAAAATTATTATTACGGGCGCTATGAAACCGTTTGAAATTGATAATATAGAAGCATCATTGAATCTTGGTATGGCTATCGGATATGCCAAAGCGGTAGAAAAAAATGGTGTTTATATATGCATGAACGGGTTAGTCGAACCTTGGAAAAATATTCAAAAAAATAGAAATATAGGGAAGTTTGAAGTTGTCAGATAA
- a CDS encoding heavy metal translocating P-type ATPase: MSDKIACDHCHLEFSKDVMIQEDEHYFCCNGCQGVFHLLSDEGLDSFYDKLGNNKLAPPSQQYEDSLNFDSPAFYERFVTLNKDGFCEVSLVIEGIHCAACVWLNEKALTNMQGVIATNINYTNNKAKIVWDDDTVKLSKIIDMIRAIGYNAYPYDASLQEQKADKERKEYYTRMAVAVFATMNMMTIMVAQYAGYFSGISENIKHILNIGEWVLATPVLFYSGWPFIRGMYYGMKTKTVNMDTLVATGAILTYIYSIYITLTRSGEAYFDSVTMIITFVLVGKFLEVLSKKSIADTLDIMNHHLPNDVKVVVDKKIITKNVNDVTAGEIVLVNSGERVALDGEIQEGSGNFDESSLTGESEPVFKTAGENIISGTVSIDADVKYKVSKDFAHSTMSSIVALLENAMNNKPKIQQLANRLSEYFSEVILALSFMTFIGWYLYSSNFEQSFMISIAVIVIACPCALALATPVATLVGLSIASKRGILFKEAAQLETMAKADVLLLDKTGTITKGRPEVVKEEIFLPFHKSMLYSLLLNSKHPVAKGVEKYIFDEDLDPLELESFQNIPSQGLSAMYDGKMLAGGNAKLMQTIGIDVCSSSQNSEFYFAYGGELLAKYELFDIPREDAKEAIAKIKKMGIEIIMLTGDHEESARKVAQLVGIEQYKYELTPQDKAVFIEKLHEDGKVTVMAGDGVNDILALAGSDIAIAMGNGSDIAIEVSDVVLLNDTFSSLYDSFKTSKKTFTMIKENLALSFIYNAITIPLAMAGYIIPLIAAISMSISSLIVVGNSMRIKFGYKD; the protein is encoded by the coding sequence TTGTCAGATAAAATAGCCTGTGATCACTGTCATTTAGAATTTTCAAAAGATGTTATGATACAAGAGGATGAACATTATTTTTGCTGTAACGGCTGTCAGGGTGTATTTCATTTACTTTCAGATGAAGGATTGGACAGTTTTTATGATAAGCTGGGCAACAATAAACTTGCACCGCCTTCACAGCAGTACGAAGACTCTTTAAATTTTGATTCGCCGGCATTTTATGAACGCTTTGTTACGCTCAATAAAGATGGATTCTGTGAAGTTTCTCTGGTTATAGAGGGTATTCACTGTGCTGCATGTGTTTGGCTGAATGAAAAAGCTTTGACAAATATGCAAGGTGTTATTGCTACGAACATCAATTATACAAACAACAAAGCAAAGATTGTCTGGGATGATGATACGGTCAAACTTTCAAAAATTATAGATATGATTCGTGCCATCGGATATAATGCATACCCTTATGATGCTTCACTGCAGGAACAAAAAGCCGATAAGGAGCGAAAAGAATATTACACACGGATGGCCGTTGCTGTTTTTGCAACGATGAATATGATGACGATTATGGTTGCGCAGTATGCCGGCTATTTTAGTGGTATATCCGAAAATATCAAACATATACTCAATATCGGAGAGTGGGTTTTAGCGACTCCGGTACTTTTTTACAGTGGATGGCCTTTCATTCGCGGAATGTATTACGGGATGAAGACGAAAACCGTAAATATGGACACACTTGTTGCTACGGGGGCAATACTAACCTATATATATTCTATTTATATTACTCTTACGCGCAGTGGTGAAGCCTATTTTGATTCGGTGACGATGATTATTACTTTTGTACTGGTTGGAAAATTTTTAGAGGTTTTAAGCAAAAAAAGTATTGCTGACACTTTGGATATTATGAATCATCATCTGCCAAATGATGTCAAAGTTGTTGTGGATAAAAAGATTATTACGAAAAATGTCAATGATGTTACTGCAGGCGAAATTGTTTTGGTAAATTCAGGAGAACGTGTTGCTCTTGATGGTGAGATACAAGAAGGAAGCGGAAATTTTGATGAATCAAGCCTGACCGGTGAGAGCGAGCCTGTTTTTAAAACTGCAGGAGAAAATATCATCAGTGGAACGGTAAGTATTGATGCCGATGTAAAATATAAAGTAAGCAAAGATTTTGCACACTCCACAATGAGTAGTATTGTAGCCTTGCTGGAAAATGCGATGAACAACAAGCCAAAAATCCAGCAGTTGGCAAACAGGTTGAGTGAATATTTTTCCGAAGTGATACTGGCACTTTCTTTTATGACTTTTATCGGTTGGTATCTTTATTCATCGAATTTCGAGCAGTCCTTTATGATTAGTATAGCGGTTATTGTGATAGCCTGTCCCTGTGCCCTTGCTTTGGCAACACCTGTTGCAACACTGGTTGGCCTTTCTATCGCTTCAAAAAGAGGTATACTCTTTAAAGAAGCTGCTCAGCTTGAGACAATGGCAAAGGCAGATGTATTACTGCTTGATAAAACAGGAACGATTACAAAAGGTCGACCGGAGGTTGTCAAAGAGGAAATATTTCTGCCGTTTCATAAATCTATGCTTTATTCGTTATTGCTCAATTCAAAACACCCTGTTGCCAAAGGTGTAGAAAAATATATTTTCGATGAGGATTTGGATCCCTTGGAACTGGAAAGCTTTCAAAATATACCTTCTCAGGGTTTGAGTGCGATGTATGACGGTAAAATGCTTGCAGGTGGGAACGCCAAACTCATGCAAACCATAGGCATTGACGTCTGCAGTTCAAGCCAAAACAGTGAATTTTATTTTGCGTACGGCGGAGAACTTCTGGCTAAATATGAACTTTTTGATATACCGCGTGAGGATGCAAAAGAGGCCATAGCCAAAATTAAAAAAATGGGTATAGAGATAATTATGCTCACAGGAGATCATGAAGAGAGTGCCAGAAAAGTAGCACAACTCGTTGGAATTGAACAGTACAAATATGAACTGACACCTCAGGACAAAGCCGTATTTATAGAAAAGCTGCATGAAGATGGCAAGGTAACTGTTATGGCAGGGGACGGGGTGAATGATATTTTGGCATTGGCAGGTTCAGATATTGCAATAGCAATGGGCAATGGGAGTGATATTGCCATAGAGGTGAGTGATGTAGTGCTTTTAAATGATACATTCA